Proteins from a genomic interval of Syngnathus typhle isolate RoL2023-S1 ecotype Sweden linkage group LG15, RoL_Styp_1.0, whole genome shotgun sequence:
- the rraga gene encoding ras-related GTP-binding protein A produces MSSSAMKKKVLLMGKSGSGKTSMRSIIFANYIARDTRRLGATIDVEHSHVRFLGNLVLNLWDCGGQDTFMENYFTSQRDNIFRNVEVLIYVFDVESRELEKDMHYYQSCLEAILQNSPDAKVFCLVHKMDLVQEDQRDLIFKEREEDLKRLSRPLACTCFRTSIWDETLYKAWSSIVYQLIPNVQQLETNLRNFAQIIEADEVLLFERATFLVISHYQCKEQRDAHRFEKISNIIKQFKLSCSKLAASFQSMEVRNSNFAAFIDVFTSNTYVMVIMSDPSIPSAATLINIRNARKHFEKLERVDGPKHSLHMRMR; encoded by the exons ATGTCCAGTTCAGCCATGAAGAAAAAG GTGTTATTGATGGGGAAAAGTGGGTCGGGAAAGACCAGTATGAGATCAATCATCTTTGCCAACTACATAGCCCGAGACACGCGTCGCCTTGGAGCAACAA TTGATGTGGAACACTCCCACGTGCGATTTCTTGGCAACCTTGTTCTAAACCTTTGGGATTGTGGAGG ACAAGACACTTTCATGGAGAACTACTTCACCAGCCAGAGGGACAACATCTTTAGGAATGTGGAAGTGcttatttatgtatttgatGTGGAGAGCCGCGAGCTGGAGAAAGACATGCATTACTACCAGTCGTGTCTGGAAGCCATCCTACAGAACTCCCCCGATGCTAAAGTCTTCTGCCTCGTGCATAAAATGGATCTCGTGCAGGAGGACCAGAGAGACTTG ATCTTTAAGGAGCGAGAGGAGGACTTAAAGAGACTGTCCCGACCTTTAGCTTGCACATGCTTCAGGACATCCATCTGGGATGAAACCCTCTACAAG GCGTGGTCCAGCATTGTGTACCAGCTTATCCCGAATGTCCAGCAACTTGAGACCAACCTGAGAAACTTTGCGCAGATTATTGAGGCAGATGAAGTCCTTCTCTTTGAGAGAGCCACTTTCCTG GTGATCTCCCACTACCAGTGCAAAGAACAGCGGGATGCTCACCGCTTTGAGAAGATTAGTAACATTATCAAACAGTTCAAACTCAGCTGTAG TAAACTGGCAGCCTCTTTCCAGAGCATGGAAGTGAGGAACTCCAACTTTGCAGCCTTCATTGACGTCTTCACCTCCAACACATACGTCATGGTCATCATGTCAGACCCGTCGATTC CCTCTGCAGCCACCCTCATCAATATCCGCAATGCTAGGAAACACTTTgagaagttggaacgagtggatgGACCCAAGCACAGCCTGCACATGCGAATGCGCTAG